A portion of the Novosphingobium sp. KA1 genome contains these proteins:
- a CDS encoding pseudouridine synthase, with protein MSKPPFKSGGPKRGGGGSRDGSSRDGSFRSGPRGGNSRGDAPRDRGARGESRYGDGTYSTGREDRRGDKPTFHRGPRKPEDAKPYGSKPSGDRGREDRGGFTRDGQRGDRPAYGRGPRKDDGAKPYGGKPYGGKPYGGKPYGGNARSDRDAGDYGSNERPWSNRNRDDRRDTPQGARSERPAFGRGPRKDDDRKTFGGKPHGSRDGGERPRSDRFAGDRFGKDRFANDRPRDDRPREERRPRPVRAAPRAAAPTAKTPGMPVREGERIAKLLARAGVASRREAERLIIEGRVRLGEDLIETPSTVLPNLRGVTVDGNPVRDAEETRLFIFHKPSGLITAERDPMGRPTIYTALRNALPDDSGRVMPIGRLDLNTEGLLLLTNDGEFKRQLELPATGVPRTYRARTFGDISQAQLEDLIEGIEIEGVVYGKIDANMERRTGRNQWVEMTLTEGKNREVRRVLEHLGLQVSRLIRISYGPFRLLDLPKGMVVEVSPRELENFRRTLPDAKA; from the coding sequence ATGTCCAAACCTCCTTTCAAATCCGGCGGCCCGAAGCGTGGCGGCGGTGGTTCGCGTGATGGCTCTTCGCGCGACGGTTCTTTCCGCAGCGGTCCGCGTGGCGGCAACTCCCGGGGCGATGCCCCACGCGATCGCGGCGCCCGCGGTGAAAGCCGGTATGGCGACGGCACCTACAGCACCGGGCGTGAAGACCGGCGCGGCGACAAGCCCACCTTCCATCGTGGCCCCCGCAAGCCCGAGGATGCAAAGCCATATGGCAGCAAGCCTTCCGGCGACCGCGGCCGCGAGGACCGGGGCGGTTTCACGCGTGACGGCCAGCGCGGCGACCGGCCTGCTTATGGGCGGGGTCCGCGCAAGGATGACGGCGCCAAGCCCTATGGCGGCAAGCCCTATGGCGGCAAGCCCTATGGCGGCAAGCCCTATGGCGGCAACGCGCGCAGCGATCGCGATGCCGGCGACTATGGCAGCAACGAACGCCCCTGGAGCAACCGCAACCGCGACGATCGCCGCGATACGCCGCAAGGCGCGCGCAGCGAACGCCCAGCCTTCGGCCGAGGTCCGCGCAAGGACGATGACCGCAAGACCTTCGGCGGCAAGCCCCACGGCAGCCGTGACGGCGGCGAGCGCCCCCGCAGCGACCGTTTTGCCGGTGATCGCTTCGGCAAGGACCGTTTCGCCAACGATCGGCCGCGCGACGATCGCCCCCGTGAAGAACGCCGCCCCCGCCCCGTTCGCGCCGCACCGCGCGCCGCTGCGCCCACGGCCAAGACCCCTGGCATGCCCGTGCGCGAAGGCGAACGCATCGCCAAGCTGCTCGCCCGTGCCGGTGTCGCCAGCCGCCGCGAGGCCGAGCGGCTGATCATCGAAGGCCGCGTGCGCCTTGGAGAAGATCTGATCGAAACCCCCTCCACCGTGCTGCCGAACCTGCGCGGCGTGACGGTCGACGGCAATCCCGTGCGCGATGCCGAGGAAACCCGCCTCTTCATCTTCCACAAGCCCTCCGGCCTCATCACCGCCGAGCGCGACCCGATGGGCCGCCCGACGATCTACACCGCGCTGCGCAACGCGCTGCCCGATGATTCGGGCCGCGTGATGCCGATCGGCCGCCTCGACCTCAACACCGAGGGCCTGCTGCTGCTGACCAACGACGGCGAGTTCAAGCGCCAGCTCGAACTGCCCGCCACCGGCGTGCCGCGCACCTACCGCGCCCGCACCTTCGGCGATATTTCGCAGGCCCAGCTCGAGGACCTCATCGAAGGCATCGAGATCGAAGGCGTTGTCTACGGCAAGATCGACGCCAACATGGAGCGCCGCACCGGACGCAACCAGTGGGTCGAGATGACCCTGACCGAAGGCAAGAACCGCGAAGTGCGCCGCGTTCTGGAGCACCTCGGACTGCAGGTCAGCCGCCTGATCCGCATTTCCTACGGACCGTTCCGCCTGCTCGACCTGCCCAAGGGCATGGTCGTGGAAGTCTCGCCCCGGGAACTCGAGAACTTCCGCCGCACGCTGCCGGACGCCAAGGCATGA
- the rsmD gene encoding 16S rRNA (guanine(966)-N(2))-methyltransferase RsmD, with translation MKPASARGNVRTGLRIVAGEWRGRKLAAPEGDATRPTADRTRETLFSMLASRLGTLEGLKVADLFAGSGALGLEALSRGAAHCLFVDQDPGAIRAIRTNIANLRAQGQTDVRASSALSLGPAKDTLDLVLLDPPYDTGAGAVAVDKLNRLGWIGEQTWVCIETGRDETFAIKGFEVESTRDVGKARLHILRRVPA, from the coding sequence ATGAAGCCTGCCAGTGCCCGGGGCAATGTACGGACCGGCCTGCGCATCGTCGCTGGTGAATGGCGCGGCCGCAAGCTGGCCGCGCCCGAAGGCGATGCCACGCGCCCGACCGCGGACCGCACCCGCGAGACGCTGTTCTCGATGCTGGCAAGCCGCCTCGGGACATTGGAGGGGCTGAAAGTGGCCGATCTCTTTGCCGGATCGGGCGCACTCGGCCTCGAGGCGCTTTCGCGCGGCGCCGCGCACTGCCTGTTCGTCGACCAGGACCCCGGCGCGATCCGGGCGATCCGCACCAACATCGCCAATCTGCGCGCGCAGGGGCAGACCGACGTGCGCGCAAGCTCGGCCCTGTCGCTTGGCCCCGCCAAGGACACGCTGGACCTCGTCCTGCTCGATCCACCTTACGACACCGGCGCCGGTGCCGTGGCGGTCGACAAGCTCAACCGCCTCGGCTGGATCGGCGAGCAGACCTGGGTCTGCATCGAAACCGGCCGCGACGAGACGTTCGCGATCAAGGGCTTCGAAGTGGAGTCCACGCGCGATGTCGGCAAGGCCCGGCTGCATATCCTGCGCCGCGTCCCGGCCTGA